One genomic region from Lycorma delicatula isolate Av1 chromosome 1, ASM4794821v1, whole genome shotgun sequence encodes:
- the LOC142318529 gene encoding V-type proton ATPase subunit e-like produces the protein MVALSEEEVDQSDEEFDSDDSYNAEDEIEHSEHDRFWVVVGLICPLLVPRGPNKGLVQLVLMLTAVTSYSFWLIVYLSQVNPLMGPKVTNNTFLLLARKWEKDYQKVKLRKSSDHSVHNFDMSIA, from the exons ATGGTTGCTCTTTCTGAAGAAGAGGTAGATCAGAGTGATGAAGAATTTGATTCAGATGATTCCTACAATGCTGAGGATGAAATAGAACATTCAGAACATGACA GATTCTGGGTTGTTGTTGGACTAATTTGTCCTCTACTTGTTCCAAGAGGTCCAAATAAAGGATTAGTGCAACTGGTATTAATGTTGACAGCAGTTACAAGTTATTCATTTTGGTTAATTGTTTACCTATCACAAGTGAATCCTCTAATGGGACCAAAAGTGACTAACAACACATTTCTTTTATTAGcaagaaaatgggaaaaagattaccaaaaagtaaaattaagaaagtcATCTGATCATTCAGTACACAATTTTGATATGAGCAT AGCATAA